From Miscanthus floridulus cultivar M001 chromosome 15, ASM1932011v1, whole genome shotgun sequence, the proteins below share one genomic window:
- the LOC136509383 gene encoding G-type lectin S-receptor-like serine/threonine-protein kinase At2g19130, whose protein sequence is MNKITGHVQALTCWRSSSDPAPIVYSLGIDPNGTSQFFTYWNTTVRFWSSGEWNGNIFAGVPEMTSHYFYNFEFVSNANASYFDYSLQDPTVISRFVLDVSGQVRQLIWVPSTDEWMIIWAEPHQLCDVYAVCGAFGVCDEKSGPFCSCPAGFRPSSMEDWELGDHSHGCRRNHPLQCDSGKDGNAFLLVPGISLPGNPSPPVEASSAQDCRLACLRSCDCNAYSYGRRCALWYGDLLNLQRRVDDTAGMDDLHLRLSAMDVSSKDRNRTAVFVSTASVASILVLCAIVSVFVKMFRRRQSSIRFMQSAAEGGSLVAFKYSELRSATKNFSEKLGGGGFGSVYRGNLPGGGPAVAVKRLEGLLCVGEKQFRNEVRTIGRIQHVNLVRLRGFSSHGSERLLVYDYMPNGSPDRALFGGAAALPTLSWSARFQIALGAARGLLYLHEGCRDCIICWRRDSPARDRRRRRWW, encoded by the coding sequence ATGAACAAGATCACCGGCCACGTGCAGGCTCTGACTTGCTGGAGGAGCTCCAGTGACCCGGCTCCCATCGTGTACTCGCTGGGGATCGACCCGAACGGGACCAGTCAGTTCTTCACGTACTGGAACACAACCGTGCGTTTCTGGAGCAGTGGAGAGTGGAACGGCAACATCTTTGCCGGTGTCCCGGAGATGACGTCGCACTACTTTTACAACTTCGAGTTCGTGTCCAACGCCAACGCCAGCTACTTCGACTACTCTCTGCAAGACCCCACGGTCATCTCCAGGTTCGTCTTGGACGTCTCCGGCCAGGTGAGACAGCTCATCTGGGTGCCGTCGACCGACGAGTGGATGATCATCTGGGCGGAGCCACAccagctctgcgacgtctacgCTGTCTGCGGCGCGTTTGGCGTCTGCGACGAGAAGAGTGGGCCATTCTGTAGCTGCCCCGCCGGCTTCCGCCCCTCCTCCATGGAGGACTGGGAGCTAGGAGATCACTCACACGGCTGCCGCCGAAACCATCCCTTGCAGTGTGACAGTGGCAAGGACGGCAACGCCTTCTTGCTGGTGCCAGGTATTTCTCTGCCGGGAAACCCGTCGCCGCCGGTTGAAGCATCAAGCGCTCAAGACTGCAGGTTGGCGTGCTTGAGGAGTTGCGACTGCAACGCTTACTCCTACGGCAGACGATGTGCTCTGTGGTACGGTGACCTGCTCAACTTGCAGCGACGGGTCGACGACACTGCAGGAATGGATGATCTTCACCTCCGGTTGTCTGCCATGGACGTGTCCTCAAAAGATCGTAACAGAACGGCAGTCTTCGTTTCTACTGCCTCAGTTGCGTCGATCCTAGTCTTGTGTGCCATTGTGTCCGTGTTTGTTAAGATGTTTAGGAGAAGACAGAGCAGCATAAGATTCATGCAATCTGCAGCAGAAGGTGGTAGCCTCGTGGCGTTCAAGTACAGCGAGCTGAGGAGTGCGACCAAGAACTTCTCGGAGAAGCTCGGAGGCGGCGGCTTCGGGTCGGTGTACAGGGGAAATCTACCCGGCGGCGGGCCGGCCGTCGCGGTGAAGAGGCTGGAGGGCCTCCTCTGCGTGGGGGAGAAGCAGTTCAGGAACGAGGTGCGCACCATCGGCAGGATCCAGCACGTCAACCTCGTCCGCCTCCGCGGCTTCTCCTCCCACGGCAGCGAGCGGCTGCTCGTCTACGACTACATGCCCAACGGTTCGCCGGACAGGGCGCTTTTTGGGGGAGCTGCGGCGCTGCCGACGCTGAGCTGGAGCGCCAGGTTCCAGATCGCGCTCGGCGCCGCCCGGGGCTTGCTGTACCTCCACGAGGGTTGCCGGGACTGCATCATCTGTTGGCGCAGGGACAGCCCAGCGCGTGatcgacgacgacggcgatggtGGTGA